Proteins co-encoded in one Bremerella sp. TYQ1 genomic window:
- a CDS encoding sulfatase → MTLSSAALYPFNQVHSAEKDRVPNIVLIFIDDMGYADIGPFGAKDYETPNLDKMAADGRTFTDFYVTQAVCSASRAGLLTGCYNVRVGIQGALGPNAKIGINPEEMTLAELCKQKGYKTACYGKWHLGDREPFLPMQNGFDDYFGLPYSNDMWPYHPGVRQLSEEDRLKRWPHLPLYDGNEVINPRVDGKAQEQLTTQYTEKAVAFIDENKDEPFFLYVPHSMVHVPLYVSEKFKGKSGAGLYGDVVMEVDWSVGQILDALKRNKIDDNTLVIFTSDNGPWLSYGEHAGSAGPLREGKGTMWEGGCREPTIMQWPGHIPAGTTCDTPAMTIDIFPTVAKLIGADLPEKKIDGKDIWPLLSGQEGATSPHEAYYFYYGSGLKAVRSGKWKLVFPHEYRTMAGKPGGKDGIPAAYSQGKTKLALFNLENDPGESKNLVDQHPEVVQRLEKLADGIREELGDSHRKIKGKNNRPPGRVK, encoded by the coding sequence GTGACTCTTTCATCAGCTGCATTATACCCATTTAATCAGGTACATTCAGCCGAAAAAGACCGTGTACCTAATATCGTACTCATCTTCATCGACGACATGGGCTACGCCGATATTGGCCCGTTTGGTGCTAAGGATTACGAGACGCCGAATCTGGACAAGATGGCAGCAGACGGTCGCACGTTTACTGACTTTTATGTGACCCAGGCCGTATGTTCGGCGTCACGAGCGGGGCTTCTAACCGGTTGCTACAACGTTCGCGTTGGGATTCAAGGTGCCCTCGGTCCGAATGCCAAAATTGGCATCAACCCCGAAGAAATGACGTTGGCTGAGCTGTGTAAGCAAAAGGGCTACAAGACCGCTTGCTATGGCAAATGGCACCTGGGAGACCGCGAGCCTTTCCTGCCGATGCAAAACGGATTCGATGACTACTTTGGATTGCCTTACTCAAACGATATGTGGCCGTACCATCCTGGTGTGCGTCAACTGTCCGAAGAGGATCGCCTGAAACGTTGGCCGCATCTTCCCTTGTACGATGGCAACGAAGTGATCAACCCTCGAGTCGATGGAAAAGCCCAAGAACAGCTGACGACTCAGTACACTGAAAAAGCAGTTGCATTCATCGATGAAAATAAGGACGAACCTTTTTTCCTCTATGTTCCCCATAGCATGGTGCACGTGCCACTCTATGTATCCGAAAAGTTCAAAGGGAAATCTGGTGCCGGACTTTACGGCGACGTCGTTATGGAAGTTGACTGGTCGGTCGGTCAAATCCTTGACGCGTTGAAACGAAATAAGATCGATGACAATACGCTTGTCATCTTTACCTCAGACAATGGTCCTTGGCTTTCTTACGGAGAACATGCCGGCAGCGCCGGTCCACTGCGAGAAGGGAAGGGGACGATGTGGGAAGGCGGTTGCCGAGAGCCAACCATCATGCAGTGGCCAGGCCATATCCCTGCTGGCACCACCTGTGATACACCGGCAATGACGATCGATATCTTCCCAACGGTTGCCAAACTGATCGGCGCCGATCTACCCGAAAAGAAGATCGATGGCAAAGACATCTGGCCATTGCTTTCAGGCCAAGAAGGGGCCACGTCTCCGCACGAAGCATATTACTTCTATTACGGTTCAGGCCTGAAAGCCGTACGTAGCGGCAAGTGGAAGCTTGTATTCCCCCACGAATACCGCACTATGGCCGGCAAACCTGGCGGCAAAGATGGTATTCCAGCCGCCTACTCACAAGGCAAGACCAAGCTGGCATTATTCAATCTGGAAAACGATCCTGGAGAATCGAAGAATCTTGTCGATCAACATCCAGAGGTGGTCCAGCGGCTCGAAAAGCTGGCGGACGGTATTCGTGAAGAATTAGGCGATTCTCATCGGAAGATCAAAGGAAAGAACAATCGCCCGCCCGGCCGCGTTAAATAA